One window from the genome of Streptomyces sp. WZ-12 encodes:
- a CDS encoding DNA polymerase III subunit alpha, with protein sequence MPGFTHLHTASGFSLRYGASHPERLVERAAERGLDALALTDRDGLLGAVRFAKAAAEAGVRPLFGAELAVADGESAPRPAARPRTPVRGGAFLDESAARAVFLARGGAAGWAALCRLVSAAHAHRGEQPVLPRDALESATDGLTVLLGPDSDVGRALAAGRPDRAARLLAPWRERYGDALRLEVVDHGRTGSGPGSLRLAARTLGLAVDQGVHAVLTNAVRYADPGQGPVADVLDSARRLMPVDRRRPETWDSGERWLKGADAMGRTAERIAEAAGFRRDLAHRLLTMTEETAGECRVDPRADIGLGRIHFPEPHLVGAEHRTAARVLRSRCAAAMVLHGYDRDRAHWTRLHDELRTIERLGYPSYFLTVAQVVDDVRELGIRVAARGSGAGSLVNHLLGIAHADPVAHGLLMERFLSARRAALPDIDIDVESARRLEVYRAIFDRFGAERVATVSMPETYRVRHAVRDVGAALGMDPARVDRLAKAFPHIRARDARAALAELPELRGVREGADERLWQLVEALDALPRGIAMHPCGVLLSDATLLDRTPVVPTAGDGFPMSQFDKEDVEDLGLLKLDVLGVRMQSAMAHAVAELGRATGTRLDLDDPAQVPPGDPATYDLIRSTETLGCFQIESPGQRDLVGRLQPATFHDLVVDISLFRPGPVAADMVRPFIEARHGRRPVRYPHRDLEGPLRETYGVVVFHEQVIEILRIMTGCHRDEADEQRRALADPEEQGRVRDWFARRTAARGYAPDVIAHTWEIVEAFGAYGFCKAHAVAFAVPTYQSAWLKAHHPAAFYAGLLTHDPGMYPKRLLLADARRRGVPVLPLDVNRSAVTHRIELVSDGGGAPDVWGLRLALSDVYGISQVEARRIADGQPYRSLQDLWQRARPGRPVAERLARVGALDAFGANRRDLLLYVAELHHHGRTAPGGQLTLHTDQEAGEVEPVEPAGLPDLTDVERLSAELGVLGMDASRHLMADHREFLAELGAVPARLLRGARHGETVLVAGAKAATQTPPIRSGRRVIFTTLDDSTGLVDCAFFDDSHEACARTVFHSWLLLVRGTVQRRGPRSLSVVGSAAWNLAELAELRRTGGLEAVTAHLAATPEPDRTAPATAPDGAPADGPSRAPEPSGAGAGRTLRLETGYELHPWADLQPPGERAATGRKLWHASPGSAG encoded by the coding sequence ATGCCCGGGTTCACGCATCTGCACACCGCTTCGGGCTTCTCGCTGCGCTACGGCGCCTCCCACCCGGAGCGGCTGGTCGAGCGCGCCGCCGAACGCGGCCTGGACGCCCTCGCGCTGACCGACCGGGACGGGCTCTTGGGTGCCGTCCGGTTCGCCAAGGCCGCCGCCGAGGCCGGCGTCCGCCCGCTGTTCGGCGCCGAACTCGCCGTCGCGGACGGGGAGTCGGCGCCCCGGCCCGCCGCCCGCCCCCGCACCCCGGTGCGGGGCGGCGCCTTCCTCGACGAGTCCGCCGCCCGCGCCGTCTTCCTGGCCCGGGGCGGCGCGGCCGGCTGGGCCGCGCTCTGCCGACTGGTCTCCGCCGCCCACGCCCACCGCGGCGAGCAGCCCGTCCTCCCGCGCGACGCCCTGGAATCCGCCACCGACGGGCTCACCGTCCTGCTCGGCCCGGACTCCGACGTCGGCCGGGCGCTGGCCGCCGGCCGCCCGGACCGCGCCGCACGGCTCCTCGCCCCCTGGCGCGAGCGGTACGGCGACGCGCTGCGCCTGGAGGTCGTCGACCACGGGCGCACCGGCAGCGGCCCCGGTTCCCTGCGGCTGGCCGCCCGCACCCTCGGCCTCGCCGTCGACCAGGGCGTCCACGCCGTGTTGACCAACGCGGTCCGCTACGCCGACCCCGGTCAGGGCCCGGTCGCCGACGTCCTGGACTCCGCCCGCCGCCTGATGCCGGTGGACCGCCGCCGCCCCGAGACCTGGGACAGCGGCGAACGCTGGCTCAAGGGCGCCGACGCGATGGGTCGCACCGCCGAGCGGATCGCTGAGGCGGCCGGCTTCCGGCGCGACCTCGCCCACCGGCTGCTCACCATGACCGAGGAGACCGCGGGGGAGTGCCGGGTGGACCCGCGGGCCGACATCGGGCTCGGCCGCATCCACTTCCCCGAACCCCACCTCGTCGGCGCGGAACACCGCACCGCCGCCCGGGTGTTGCGCTCCCGCTGCGCCGCCGCGATGGTGCTGCACGGTTACGACCGCGACCGCGCCCACTGGACGCGGCTCCACGACGAGCTGCGCACCATCGAGCGGCTCGGCTACCCCTCGTACTTCCTGACGGTCGCCCAAGTCGTCGACGACGTACGGGAGTTGGGTATCCGGGTCGCCGCCCGGGGCTCCGGCGCCGGGTCCCTGGTCAACCACCTGCTGGGCATCGCCCACGCCGACCCGGTCGCGCACGGGCTGCTGATGGAGCGCTTCCTGTCCGCGCGGCGCGCCGCGCTGCCGGACATCGACATCGACGTGGAGTCGGCCCGCCGGCTGGAGGTCTACCGCGCGATCTTCGACCGCTTCGGCGCCGAGCGGGTGGCGACCGTCTCGATGCCCGAGACCTACCGCGTCCGGCACGCGGTCCGCGACGTGGGCGCCGCCCTCGGCATGGACCCGGCGCGGGTGGACCGCCTCGCCAAGGCGTTCCCGCACATCCGGGCCCGGGACGCCCGCGCCGCGCTGGCCGAACTGCCCGAGCTGCGCGGGGTGCGGGAGGGCGCCGACGAGCGGCTGTGGCAGCTCGTCGAGGCGCTGGACGCGCTGCCCCGCGGGATCGCCATGCACCCGTGCGGGGTGCTGCTCTCCGACGCCACCCTGCTGGACCGCACCCCGGTCGTGCCCACCGCCGGCGACGGCTTCCCGATGTCCCAGTTCGACAAGGAGGACGTGGAGGACCTGGGGCTGCTCAAGCTGGACGTGCTGGGCGTGCGGATGCAGTCCGCGATGGCGCACGCGGTCGCCGAGCTCGGTCGGGCCACCGGGACCCGGCTCGACCTGGACGACCCGGCGCAGGTGCCGCCCGGCGACCCGGCCACCTACGACCTGATCCGTTCCACCGAGACCCTGGGCTGCTTCCAGATCGAGTCGCCCGGCCAGCGCGACCTGGTCGGCCGGCTCCAACCCGCCACCTTCCACGACCTGGTCGTCGACATCTCCCTCTTCCGCCCGGGGCCGGTCGCCGCCGACATGGTGCGGCCCTTCATCGAGGCCCGGCACGGCCGGCGGCCCGTCCGCTACCCGCACCGCGACCTGGAGGGACCGCTGCGCGAGACCTACGGGGTGGTGGTGTTCCACGAGCAGGTCATCGAGATCCTGCGGATCATGACCGGATGTCACCGGGACGAGGCGGACGAGCAGCGGCGCGCGCTGGCGGACCCGGAGGAGCAGGGGCGGGTGCGCGACTGGTTCGCCCGGCGGACCGCCGCCCGCGGCTACGCCCCCGACGTCATCGCGCACACCTGGGAGATCGTCGAGGCGTTCGGCGCGTACGGCTTCTGCAAGGCGCACGCCGTCGCGTTCGCCGTGCCCACCTACCAGTCCGCCTGGCTCAAGGCGCACCACCCGGCGGCCTTCTACGCCGGGCTGCTCACCCACGACCCCGGGATGTACCCCAAGCGGCTGCTGCTCGCGGACGCCCGGCGGCGCGGGGTGCCGGTGCTGCCGTTGGACGTGAACCGGTCCGCGGTCACCCATCGAATCGAACTGGTGTCCGATGGTGGAGGTGCCCCGGACGTCTGGGGGCTGCGGCTGGCCCTCTCCGACGTGTACGGAATCAGCCAGGTCGAGGCCCGGCGGATCGCGGACGGTCAGCCCTACCGCTCGCTCCAGGACCTCTGGCAGCGGGCCCGGCCCGGCCGCCCGGTGGCCGAACGCCTCGCCCGGGTCGGCGCGTTGGACGCCTTCGGCGCCAACCGGCGGGACCTGCTGCTGTACGTCGCCGAACTGCACCACCACGGACGGACCGCCCCCGGCGGGCAGTTGACGCTCCACACCGACCAGGAGGCGGGGGAGGTCGAACCGGTCGAGCCGGCCGGGCTGCCCGACCTCACCGACGTGGAGCGGCTCAGCGCCGAGCTCGGCGTCCTGGGCATGGACGCCTCCCGCCATCTGATGGCCGACCACCGGGAGTTCCTCGCCGAACTGGGCGCGGTGCCGGCCCGGCTGCTGCGGGGTGCCCGGCACGGCGAGACGGTGCTGGTCGCCGGCGCCAAGGCGGCCACCCAGACGCCGCCGATCCGCTCCGGCCGCCGGGTCATCTTCACCACCCTCGACGACAGCACCGGCCTGGTCGACTGCGCCTTCTTCGACGACAGCCACGAGGCGTGCGCCCGCACCGTCTTCCACTCGTGGCTGCTGCTGGTGCGCGGAACGGTGCAGCGGCGCGGCCCGCGCAGCCTCAGCGTGGTCGGCAGCGCCGCCTGGAACCTCGCCGAGCTGGCCGAACTCCGCCGCACCGGCGGCCTGGAGGCGGTCACCGCCCACCTCGCCGCCACGCCGGAACCGGACCGCACGGCGCCCGCGACCGCCCCCGACGGCGCCCCGGCGGACGGGCCCTCCCGCGCGCCCGAACCCTCCGGCGCGGGCGCCGGCCGCACCCTCCGCCTGGAGACCGGCTACGAGCTGCACCCCTGGGCGGACCTCCAGCCGCCCGGCGAACGCGCCGCCACCGGCCGGAAGCTGTGGCACGCCAGCCCCGGGAGCGCCGGATGA
- a CDS encoding DNA polymerase Y family protein — MSRPGAGTLYLRFRTAAGEPVDARQYEQLLGLLGQFTPVIQALPPDAALADVRGALRYFDRDAAGVAALIRLRALAWHGVRCTIGVGGTPQLARLAAQDAPPGGIRAVPADPRAVAAFLDRRPASALYGVGPAAARALSAYGLDSVGKIAAAPPATLQRILGARAGRAVLERARGIDPTPVTPNAAARSLAAEHRFAHDELDPDRRRRALLSLADELGARLRASGQAARALTLTVRYADRSTTTRTRRLDAPTAHGPALTAAAYALHAALGLQRARVRALALRTEDLCRAERAARQLTFDAADDRAHRIEAAVDRARARFGTTAVRPAAALGPSPGPARPPHRAQP, encoded by the coding sequence ATGAGCCGCCCCGGTGCAGGCACGCTGTACCTCCGCTTCCGGACCGCCGCCGGCGAGCCCGTCGACGCCCGGCAGTACGAGCAACTGCTCGGACTGCTGGGGCAGTTCACCCCCGTCATCCAGGCGCTGCCACCGGACGCCGCGCTCGCCGACGTCCGCGGCGCCCTGCGCTACTTCGACCGGGACGCGGCCGGCGTCGCCGCGCTGATCCGGCTGCGCGCGCTGGCCTGGCACGGCGTGCGGTGCACCATCGGCGTCGGCGGCACCCCGCAACTGGCCCGGCTGGCAGCCCAGGACGCCCCGCCCGGCGGGATCCGCGCGGTGCCCGCCGACCCCCGGGCCGTCGCCGCCTTCCTCGATCGCCGGCCGGCCTCCGCGCTGTACGGCGTCGGGCCCGCGGCCGCCCGCGCGCTGTCCGCCTACGGGCTCGACAGCGTCGGCAAGATCGCCGCCGCGCCGCCCGCCACCCTCCAGCGAATCCTGGGCGCCCGGGCCGGCCGGGCGGTCCTGGAGCGCGCCCGCGGCATCGACCCCACCCCCGTCACGCCCAACGCGGCCGCCCGCTCGCTCGCCGCCGAACACCGCTTCGCCCACGACGAGTTGGACCCGGACCGGCGCCGCCGGGCGCTGCTCTCGCTCGCCGACGAACTCGGCGCCCGGCTGCGGGCCTCCGGGCAGGCGGCCCGCGCGCTCACCCTCACCGTCCGCTACGCCGACCGCTCCACCACGACCCGCACCCGGCGCCTGGACGCGCCGACCGCGCACGGCCCCGCACTGACCGCCGCGGCCTACGCACTGCACGCCGCGCTCGGCCTCCAGCGGGCCCGGGTGCGCGCGCTGGCCCTGCGCACCGAGGACCTGTGCCGCGCCGAACGCGCCGCCCGCCAGCTCACCTTCGACGCTGCCGACGACAGGGCCCACCGCATCGAGGCGGCCGTCGACCGGGCCCGGGCCCGCTTCGGCACCACCGCGGTGCGCCCCGCGGCCGCCCTCGGACCCTCCCCGGGGCCGGCCCGGCCGCCCCACCGCGCTCAGCCGTAG
- a CDS encoding pyridoxamine 5'-phosphate oxidase family protein, with protein sequence MDATVDGPTETAGGRGREAPVEPAPAPDVLTGIEEVSSEAELRALVGEPSHHAAHKTRDRLHALDRQWLAQSPFCLIATADAAGNCDVSPKGDPAGFTHVLDDTTLVIPDRPGNKRVDGFRNVLVNPRVGLLYVLPGRGDTLRINGRARLLRDAPFFDELVVKGHRPRLALLVEIEEVFSHCPKALLRSELWKPESWRPEAVPSRAKITKELEAQDVPLAALEEHYGPRYAERLYG encoded by the coding sequence ATGGACGCGACGGTGGACGGACCGACGGAAACGGCGGGCGGTCGGGGGCGCGAGGCTCCGGTGGAGCCGGCGCCCGCGCCGGACGTCCTGACGGGGATCGAGGAGGTCTCCTCGGAGGCGGAGCTGCGGGCGCTGGTCGGCGAGCCCAGCCACCACGCCGCGCACAAGACCCGCGACCGGCTGCACGCGCTCGACCGGCAGTGGTTGGCGCAGTCGCCGTTCTGCCTGATAGCCACCGCGGACGCGGCCGGCAACTGCGACGTCTCGCCCAAGGGCGACCCGGCCGGCTTCACCCACGTCCTGGACGACACCACCCTGGTCATCCCGGACCGCCCCGGCAACAAGCGCGTGGACGGCTTCCGGAACGTCCTGGTCAATCCGCGCGTCGGGCTGCTCTACGTGCTGCCAGGGCGGGGCGACACCCTGCGGATCAACGGCCGGGCCCGGCTGCTGCGCGATGCCCCGTTCTTCGACGAGCTGGTCGTGAAGGGGCACCGCCCACGGCTGGCGCTGCTGGTCGAGATCGAGGAGGTCTTCTCGCACTGCCCCAAGGCGCTGCTCCGCTCGGAGCTGTGGAAGCCGGAGAGCTGGCGGCCGGAGGCGGTGCCCTCAAGGGCCAAGATAACCAAGGAGCTTGAGGCCCAGGACGTGCCGCTGGCGGCGCTGGAGGAGCACTACGGCCCGCGGTACGCGGAGCGGCTCTACGGCTGA
- a CDS encoding esterase/lipase family protein encodes MKQRWSRLRAVLPVVALAMGLTAATPAAAARPSPAAAPAGDASRRPLQTTSGWNDFSCKPSAAHPRPVVLVHGTFGNSVDNWLGLAPYLVARGYCVFSLDYGQLPGVPLFYGLGPVDASAQQLASYVDRVRSATGADKVDLVGHSQGGMMPRVYLKFHGGADKVHTLVGLSPDNHGTTLDGLTNLLDLFPGAKKYLDTFTPGLTDQAVGSAILGRLNAGGDTLPGIHYTVIATRYDEVVTPYASGYLSGPDVHNVLLQDLCPVDLSDHVAIGTVDRIAFHETANALDPAHATPTTCASAAS; translated from the coding sequence ATGAAACAGCGTTGGTCGAGACTGCGCGCCGTCCTCCCGGTCGTCGCCCTCGCCATGGGTCTCACCGCGGCGACCCCCGCCGCCGCTGCCCGCCCGTCGCCCGCCGCCGCCCCGGCAGGAGACGCCTCGCGCCGCCCCCTTCAAACCACCAGCGGCTGGAACGACTTCTCCTGCAAGCCCTCCGCCGCCCACCCCCGGCCCGTCGTCCTGGTCCACGGAACCTTCGGCAACTCCGTCGACAACTGGCTCGGCCTCGCACCCTACTTGGTGGCCCGCGGCTACTGCGTCTTCTCCCTGGATTATGGCCAACTGCCCGGCGTCCCGCTCTTCTACGGGCTCGGCCCCGTGGACGCCTCGGCGCAGCAACTCGCCAGCTACGTCGACCGGGTGCGCTCCGCGACCGGCGCGGACAAGGTGGACCTGGTTGGGCACTCCCAGGGCGGCATGATGCCGCGGGTCTACCTGAAGTTCCACGGCGGCGCGGACAAGGTGCACACGCTGGTCGGGCTGTCCCCCGACAACCACGGCACCACCCTCGACGGGCTGACCAACCTGCTCGACCTCTTCCCCGGTGCCAAGAAGTACCTCGACACGTTCACCCCGGGGCTGACCGACCAGGCCGTCGGGTCCGCGATCCTGGGCCGCCTCAACGCCGGCGGCGACACCCTCCCCGGCATCCACTACACCGTCATCGCCACCCGGTACGACGAGGTCGTCACGCCCTACGCCTCGGGCTACCTGAGCGGCCCGGACGTCCACAACGTCCTGCTCCAGGACCTGTGTCCGGTCGACCTCTCCGACCACGTGGCCATCGGGACCGTCGACCGGATCGCCTTCCACGAGACGGCCAACGCGCTCGACCCGGCGCACGCCACCCCGACCACCTGCGCCTCCGCCGCCAGTTGA
- a CDS encoding APC family permease, whose translation MTVQETSLAPSARPDVRRLGIGSGTALCAGAVLGPGVLTLPSLAAAAAGPASLLAWVVLLAMCVPVAASFAALGAKHPDGGGVATFVHRAIGPRAAAAVGWWFYGAVPLGVVSAAWIGGTYVADAAGWGQGGAAAVGAVVLAGSLASNAVGLRMSGRVQLLLGGLLAAVLLCAVVAAAPRVSADHFTPFLPGGWTSVGSAAAVLFFAFAGWEAASHLSGEFADPARDLPRVTRRTLVVITVLYLGLAVTTIGALGPAAARTDTPLTALLAQSVGTAARPVAAAAAVFLTFGAVNSYLAGASRLGAALGRDGAAPRWLAEGGEPGEVPRRSLAVLGVAAAALAVPAAVGAADLDLLMRATATCLAAVTLAGLIAALVLLPRRTPLWFGGLASSLLTVGVLAFSGWLLLIPVALAAASYGFLTLRRTGRAAR comes from the coding sequence GTGACCGTACAAGAAACATCGCTCGCCCCTTCTGCACGGCCGGATGTACGGCGCCTGGGGATCGGCAGTGGCACCGCGCTGTGCGCCGGCGCCGTCCTGGGTCCCGGCGTGCTGACCCTGCCGTCGCTGGCCGCCGCCGCGGCCGGCCCCGCCTCCCTGCTGGCCTGGGTCGTCCTGCTGGCCATGTGCGTCCCGGTGGCCGCGTCGTTCGCGGCGCTGGGCGCGAAGCACCCCGACGGCGGGGGCGTCGCCACCTTCGTGCACCGGGCGATCGGGCCGCGGGCCGCGGCGGCGGTCGGCTGGTGGTTCTACGGGGCGGTGCCGCTCGGGGTGGTCTCGGCCGCCTGGATCGGCGGCACGTACGTGGCCGACGCGGCCGGTTGGGGCCAGGGCGGGGCGGCCGCGGTCGGCGCGGTGGTGCTGGCCGGGTCGCTGGCCTCCAACGCGGTCGGGCTGCGGATGTCGGGCCGGGTGCAGTTGCTGCTCGGCGGGCTGCTGGCGGCGGTGCTGCTGTGCGCGGTGGTGGCCGCCGCGCCGCGGGTGTCCGCGGACCACTTCACGCCGTTCCTGCCCGGCGGTTGGACGTCGGTGGGGTCGGCGGCGGCGGTGCTGTTCTTCGCGTTCGCCGGGTGGGAGGCGGCCAGCCACCTCTCCGGCGAGTTCGCCGACCCGGCGCGCGACCTGCCGCGGGTGACCCGCCGCACGCTCGTCGTGATCACCGTGCTCTACCTGGGTCTCGCGGTCACCACCATCGGGGCGTTGGGCCCGGCCGCCGCCAGGACCGACACCCCGCTGACCGCGCTGCTCGCACAGAGCGTGGGCACCGCCGCCCGTCCGGTGGCCGCCGCGGCGGCGGTGTTCCTCACCTTCGGGGCGGTCAACTCCTACCTGGCCGGGGCCTCCCGGCTCGGTGCGGCGCTCGGCCGGGACGGCGCGGCGCCGCGCTGGCTGGCCGAGGGCGGCGAGCCCGGCGAGGTGCCGCGCCGGTCCCTGGCGGTGCTGGGTGTGGCGGCGGCGGCGCTGGCGGTGCCGGCCGCGGTCGGCGCGGCCGACCTGGACCTGCTGATGCGGGCCACCGCCACCTGCCTGGCCGCGGTGACCCTGGCGGGGCTGATCGCCGCGCTGGTGCTGCTGCCGCGGCGCACCCCGCTGTGGTTCGGCGGGCTGGCCAGTTCGCTGCTGACCGTGGGGGTGCTCGCCTTCTCCGGGTGGCTGCTGCTGATCCCGGTGGCGCTGGCGGCCGCTTCCTACGGATTCCTGACGCTGCGTCGGACGGGTCGGGCCGCCCGCTGA
- a CDS encoding Lrp/AsnC family transcriptional regulator, translating into MDDIDSAIVRELQRDARQTNRELAGKLNIAPSTCLERVRALRARGVITGYRATVDLRALNRPVQALLTVRIRPMNREVIERFKAFLTSLPEVLNVYVVAGGDDFLVHVAVPDVDRLHALLMDRIFKRREVVDCRSSVIYQHVAGDVIEPLPPARS; encoded by the coding sequence ATGGACGACATTGATTCGGCGATTGTCCGCGAACTGCAGCGCGATGCACGGCAGACCAACCGCGAGCTGGCCGGCAAACTGAACATCGCCCCCTCCACCTGCCTGGAGCGGGTCCGCGCGCTGCGCGCCCGCGGAGTGATCACCGGCTACCGCGCGACGGTGGACCTGCGCGCCCTCAACCGCCCGGTGCAGGCGCTGCTGACGGTCCGCATCCGGCCGATGAACCGGGAGGTGATCGAGCGGTTCAAGGCGTTCCTGACCTCGCTGCCCGAGGTGCTCAACGTCTATGTCGTCGCGGGCGGCGACGACTTCCTGGTGCATGTCGCGGTCCCGGACGTGGACCGGCTGCACGCCCTGCTGATGGACCGGATCTTCAAGCGCCGCGAGGTGGTGGACTGCCGCAGCTCGGTGATCTACCAGCACGTCGCGGGCGACGTCATCGAACCGCTGCCGCCCGCGCGGTCCTGA
- a CDS encoding lytic polysaccharide monooxygenase auxiliary activity family 9 protein has translation MTARRTATGIALFGLAPLALTVLTATPAAAHGSMSDPVSRVSACYAEGPESPKSAACKAAVQVGGAQALYDWNAVRDGNAGGTSRQRIPDGKLCSAGSDEYKGLDLPRADWPATPMKAGKHTFRYKATAPHKGTFALYLTKDGYDPTKPLKWSDLEAKPFAEVTNPTLTDGSYVFDGTVPARSGRHLIYSIWQRSDSPEAFYTCSDVVFGKDNGGAGGASTPAPTASAPTDHQIAAGADRSSMDMSHHDHAMTGTGGQDAPAAGNSAGGAHPDGAAAPVDGKHLAKTGGDGSTAPLAIGGAAVLALGAGVLFAATRRRAARHQG, from the coding sequence ATGACCGCTCGCCGCACGGCCACCGGGATCGCGCTGTTCGGCCTCGCCCCGTTGGCGCTCACCGTGCTCACCGCGACCCCGGCCGCCGCACACGGGTCGATGTCGGACCCGGTCAGCCGGGTCTCGGCCTGCTACGCGGAGGGCCCGGAGAGCCCCAAGTCCGCGGCGTGCAAGGCCGCGGTGCAGGTCGGCGGCGCCCAGGCGCTCTACGACTGGAACGCCGTGCGGGACGGCAACGCCGGCGGCACGTCGCGGCAGCGGATCCCGGACGGCAAGCTGTGCAGCGCCGGCAGCGACGAGTACAAGGGGCTGGACCTGCCGCGCGCCGACTGGCCGGCCACCCCGATGAAGGCCGGCAAGCACACCTTCCGCTACAAGGCGACCGCCCCGCACAAGGGCACCTTCGCGCTGTACCTCACCAAGGACGGCTACGACCCGACCAAGCCGCTGAAGTGGTCCGACCTGGAGGCGAAGCCGTTCGCTGAGGTCACCAACCCGACCCTGACCGACGGCAGTTACGTCTTCGACGGCACCGTGCCCGCCCGCTCCGGCCGCCACCTCATCTACAGCATCTGGCAGCGCTCGGACAGCCCGGAAGCCTTCTACACCTGCTCCGACGTGGTCTTCGGCAAGGACAACGGCGGCGCCGGGGGCGCCTCGACGCCCGCTCCGACCGCCTCCGCGCCGACCGACCACCAGATCGCCGCCGGCGCCGACAGGTCCTCGATGGACATGAGCCACCACGACCACGCCATGACCGGCACCGGTGGCCAGGACGCGCCGGCGGCCGGCAACAGCGCGGGCGGGGCGCACCCGGACGGCGCGGCGGCCCCGGTCGACGGGAAGCACCTGGCCAAGACCGGTGGCGACGGCAGCACCGCCCCGCTGGCCATCGGGGGCGCCGCGGTGCTCGCCCTCGGCGCCGGCGTGCTGTTCGCCGCGACCCGCCGCAGGGCCGCCCGCCACCAGGGCTGA
- a CDS encoding NUDIX domain-containing protein, giving the protein MGPKTAKVYEELRALLASGEYEPGAKLPSERTLVERFDIGRTALRQVLARLVAEGALEVRGRSSYRVPGAISVKAPEGLEAWKIHGERDIYDNKWVKLQLWDVEPPGVERFEHHVVQLQHVAVTAVLDDQDRVLMLWRYRFVPQQWGWELPGGIVDAGEDPAETARREVEEETGWRPKSLEHVVTYQPMVGMVDSPHEIYVGHGAKRIGEPTDLEEAGHIEWVPLADIPGLMARGQLMGSGTLVALLHVLANRGKRSTASS; this is encoded by the coding sequence ATGGGACCCAAGACGGCGAAGGTTTACGAGGAGCTGCGGGCGCTACTTGCTTCGGGCGAGTATGAGCCCGGTGCCAAGCTGCCCTCCGAGCGAACGCTCGTTGAACGTTTCGACATTGGGCGAACCGCGCTTCGACAGGTTCTGGCACGGCTGGTCGCCGAAGGCGCGCTGGAGGTACGGGGCCGGAGCAGCTACCGAGTTCCGGGGGCGATCAGTGTGAAGGCACCCGAGGGGCTAGAGGCGTGGAAGATCCACGGTGAGCGCGACATCTACGACAACAAGTGGGTCAAGCTCCAGCTTTGGGACGTCGAGCCCCCTGGAGTCGAGCGCTTCGAGCATCACGTGGTGCAACTTCAACATGTCGCCGTCACGGCTGTTTTGGACGATCAAGACCGAGTGCTCATGCTCTGGCGATACCGATTCGTTCCTCAGCAGTGGGGGTGGGAGCTTCCGGGCGGCATCGTCGACGCCGGTGAGGATCCGGCCGAGACAGCGCGTCGTGAAGTGGAGGAAGAGACCGGCTGGCGCCCGAAGTCGCTGGAGCACGTCGTCACCTATCAGCCCATGGTCGGCATGGTGGACTCACCTCATGAGATCTACGTGGGGCACGGCGCAAAGCGCATCGGCGAGCCCACAGACCTTGAGGAGGCCGGCCACATCGAGTGGGTACCCCTCGCGGACATTCCGGGGCTGATGGCTCGCGGGCAACTGATGGGGTCAGGCACGCTCGTCGCCCTGCTTCACGTCCTGGCGAACCGCGGAAAGCGCTCTACAGCTTCGAGTTGA